A window of the Buchnera aphidicola str. Sg (Schizaphis graminum) genome harbors these coding sequences:
- the map gene encoding type I methionyl aminopeptidase, which produces MNCIIKTESEIKKMKVSGKIAAEVLEMIENYIKPNISTEEINNICHNFIIKKKAVSACLGYHGFPKSICISVNDVVCHGIPNKNQILKSGDIVNIDVTIIKKNYHADTSKMFLVGQTNILSQRLCKIAQESLYKSLNILKPGIPLYKIGEVIQNYVENNNFSVVKEYCGHGIGRAFHEEPYVLHYKNKSHVILEKGMIFTIEPMINAGSHEVKCMKDGWTVKTKDHSLSAQYEHTVLITENGCDILTWQKNEKIPSKFINK; this is translated from the coding sequence ATGAATTGCATAATAAAAACAGAATCAGAAATTAAAAAAATGAAAGTATCTGGAAAAATAGCTGCAGAAGTATTAGAAATGATCGAAAACTATATAAAACCCAATATAAGTACCGAGGAAATTAATAATATTTGTCATAATTTCATTATTAAAAAAAAAGCCGTTTCAGCATGTTTAGGATATCATGGTTTTCCAAAGTCTATTTGTATTTCTGTTAATGATGTAGTATGTCATGGAATCCCAAATAAGAATCAAATTTTAAAATCAGGCGATATAGTTAATATCGATGTTACAATTATTAAAAAAAACTATCATGCAGATACATCAAAAATGTTTCTTGTAGGACAAACAAATATTTTATCTCAGCGTTTATGTAAAATAGCTCAAGAAAGTCTATACAAATCTTTAAACATATTAAAACCAGGAATACCGTTATATAAAATAGGTGAAGTTATTCAAAATTACGTCGAAAATAACAACTTTTCAGTTGTAAAAGAATACTGTGGTCATGGCATTGGACGTGCATTTCACGAAGAACCATATGTATTACATTATAAAAATAAAAGTCATGTTATTTTAGAAAAAGGAATGATTTTTACCATTGAACCCATGATTAATGCAGGAAGTCATGAGGTTAAATGTATGAAAGATGGGTGGACTGTTAAAACAAAAGATCATTCTCTATCTGCACAATATGAACATACTGTATTAATAACAGAAAACGGATGTGATATTTTAACATGGCAAAAAAATGAAAAAATTCCATCTAAGTTTATTAATAAATGA
- the rpsB gene encoding 30S ribosomal protein S2 has protein sequence MEIVSMRDMLKAGVHFGHQTRYWNPKMKPFIFGSRNKVHIINLEKTLPMFNFALSELKKISLKKGKILFVGTKRAASKKIKETALNCNQFYVNHRWLGGMLTNWKTVRQSIKRLKDLETESQDGTFSKITKKEALIRTRELSKLENSLGGIKNMGGLPDCLFVIDAAHENIAIKEANNLGIPVFAIVDTNSNPDGVDYVIPGNDDAIRSVTLYLQAVSLSICKNQNGNSFSEMLLDSDKKMNIE, from the coding sequence ATGGAAATAGTATCAATGCGCGATATGTTAAAAGCCGGTGTTCACTTTGGTCATCAAACACGCTATTGGAATCCGAAGATGAAACCTTTTATTTTTGGTTCTCGAAATAAAGTGCATATCATTAATTTGGAAAAAACCCTTCCAATGTTTAATTTTGCTTTATCTGAATTGAAAAAAATTTCTTTAAAAAAAGGAAAAATACTATTTGTAGGTACTAAAAGAGCAGCCAGTAAAAAAATAAAAGAAACGGCTTTAAATTGCAATCAATTTTACGTTAATCATCGTTGGTTAGGAGGTATGCTAACTAACTGGAAAACTGTTCGCCAATCTATAAAACGTTTAAAAGATTTAGAGACAGAATCACAAGATGGCACTTTTTCAAAAATTACTAAGAAAGAAGCATTAATAAGAACACGAGAATTATCTAAATTAGAAAATAGTTTAGGTGGTATTAAGAATATGGGGGGGTTACCTGATTGTTTATTTGTCATTGATGCTGCTCATGAAAATATTGCGATTAAAGAAGCAAACAATTTAGGAATTCCTGTATTTGCCATAGTTGATACTAATTCTAATCCTGATGGTGTAGATTATGTTATTCCTGGTAATGATGATGCTATTAGATCAGTGACTTTATATTTACAGGCTGTATCACTTAGTATTTGTAAAAACCAAAATGGTAATTCGTTTAGCGAAATGTTGTTAGATTCAGATAAAAAAATGAACATAGAATAA
- the tsf gene encoding translation elongation factor Ts: MSHITALLIKELRLRTGAGFMECKRALIEEKGDIELSIDNLRKSGQARAEKKIHNITNQGLIFAKIKNKIGAMVELNCQTDFVAKDTLFYSLGKEIILTALSKKIKNIDDIRNVFEIKKTELIVKTGENIKINRFSFIEGDNIISYIHSGRIGVLVSASNLNQETLKNIAMHIAASKPEYLSPNDISDSVFKREYEIQLELAKKQNKSSEILKKIVQGRMNKFVNDISLVGQKFIMDNTKTVGALLNEYNARIISFIRFEIGDKIFN; the protein is encoded by the coding sequence ATGAGTCATATTACTGCTTTACTAATTAAAGAGTTGAGATTACGTACCGGAGCAGGGTTTATGGAATGTAAACGTGCTCTAATAGAAGAGAAGGGAGATATTGAGTTGTCAATTGATAATTTAAGAAAATCAGGACAAGCACGAGCTGAGAAAAAAATACATAATATTACAAATCAAGGACTGATATTTGCAAAAATTAAAAATAAAATTGGTGCTATGGTTGAATTGAATTGCCAAACTGATTTTGTTGCGAAAGATACTTTATTTTATTCATTAGGTAAAGAAATTATTTTAACAGCATTGTCAAAAAAAATAAAAAATATTGATGATATTAGAAATGTTTTTGAAATAAAGAAAACAGAATTAATTGTAAAAACAGGTGAAAATATAAAAATTAATCGATTTAGTTTCATCGAAGGTGATAATATAATATCTTATATACATAGTGGTCGAATTGGTGTATTAGTAAGTGCTAGTAATTTAAATCAAGAAACACTAAAAAATATTGCTATGCATATTGCGGCAAGTAAACCTGAATATTTATCTCCAAATGACATATCTGATTCTGTTTTTAAACGTGAATATGAAATTCAATTAGAATTAGCAAAAAAACAGAATAAATCTTCTGAAATACTAAAAAAGATAGTTCAAGGTCGAATGAATAAATTTGTTAATGACATTTCATTAGTTGGTCAAAAGTTCATTATGGATAATACAAAAACAGTAGGTGCATTACTAAATGAATATAATGCGCGTATTATATCTTTTATTAGATTTGAAATCGGTGACAAAATATTTAATTGA
- the pyrH gene encoding UMP kinase: protein MSTNTKFIYHRILLKISGEVLQGVNKFGIDINSLKRIVKEIKLVLQFGIQVGLVIGSGNLFRGATLSQLGVNRIVSDHIGILSTIINSLAMKDIMNSYSIPSYVMSSIPVDGICETYNYERAIDLLSNNFVVIFAAGTGNPLFTTDSAACLRGIEIKSDIILKGTKVDGVYSKDPKKYSQAVFYKRLTYKDVIQKELKVMDLSAFSLARDHNLPIRVFNINKPKSLYRIVKGYDEGTLIK, encoded by the coding sequence ATGTCTACCAATACAAAATTTATATACCACCGCATCTTACTTAAAATAAGCGGTGAAGTCTTGCAAGGAGTCAATAAATTTGGTATTGATATAAATTCTTTAAAAAGAATAGTAAAAGAAATTAAATTAGTATTGCAATTTGGTATTCAAGTAGGTTTAGTTATTGGTAGTGGTAATTTATTTCGTGGTGCTACTTTATCTCAGTTAGGAGTAAATAGAATAGTATCAGATCATATAGGTATATTATCAACAATAATCAATAGCTTAGCTATGAAAGATATTATGAATTCTTATTCTATTCCTAGCTACGTTATGTCGTCTATACCAGTTGATGGTATATGCGAAACATATAATTACGAAAGAGCGATAGATTTGTTATCTAATAATTTTGTCGTGATTTTTGCTGCCGGTACAGGTAATCCTTTATTTACAACTGACTCTGCAGCGTGTCTACGTGGCATTGAAATTAAATCAGATATAATTTTAAAGGGTACAAAAGTTGATGGAGTTTATTCAAAAGATCCAAAAAAATATTCTCAAGCAGTTTTTTATAAAAGATTAACATATAAAGATGTTATTCAAAAAGAATTAAAAGTGATGGATTTATCGGCTTTTTCTTTAGCTAGAGATCATAATTTACCCATTCGAGTATTTAATATCAATAAACCTAAATCTTTATACCGTATTGTTAAAGGTTATGATGAAGGTACTCTGATTAAATAA